The genomic DNA CCGAACTTGTTCTCCGCCTCCTCCTTGGAGATGCCGAGCACGTCGAAGACGCGCTGCTGCATCTCGGCCCGGTGGATACGGATGGAGCCGCCGCCGATCTCCATGCCGTTGCAGACCATGTCGTAGGCGTAGGCCAGGGCCTCACCGGGATGGTCCTGGAAGTTGTCGGCCCACTCGGGCTTGGGCCCGGTGAACGGGTGGTGGACCGCGGTCCAGCCGCCCTCGCCGTCCTCCTCGAACATGGGGGCGTCGACGATCCACAGGAAGTTCCACTGCGACTCGTCGATCAGGCCGCAGCGACGGCCGATCTCCAGGCGGGCCGCGCCGAGCAGGTCGCGGGAGGCCGATGCCGTACCGGCCGCGAAGAAGATCGCGTCGCCGGGCTCGGCGCCCGTCTTGGCGGCCAGCCCCGAGGCCTCGGCCTCGGAGAGGTTCTTGGCCACCGGACCGCCGAGCGTGCCGTCCTCGCCGACGAGCACGTAGGCCAGGCCCCTGGCGCCGCGCGACTTGGCCCAGTCCTGCCAGCCGTCCAGCTCCTTGCGGGTCTGGGAGGCGCCGCCGGGCATGACCACGGCGCCCACGTAAGGCGCCTGGAAGACCCGGAAGGTGGTGTCGGCGAAGTAGCCGGTCATCTCGACGAGCTCCTGGCCGAAGCGCAGGTCGGGCTTGTCGGAGCCGTAACGGGACATGGCGTCGGCATAGGTCATCCGGGGCAGCGGCACCGGCAGCTCGTAGCCGACCGTCTCCTTCCAGATGCGGCCGATCAGCGCCTCGCCCAGGGCGATCACGTCGTCCTGGTCCACGAAGGACATCTCGACGTCGATCTGGGTGAACTCCGGCTGCCGGTCGGCACGCAGGTCCTCGTCGCGGAAGCAGCGGGCCAGCTGGTAGTAGCGCTCCAGGCCGGCGACCATCAGGAGCTGCTTGAACAGCTGGGGCGACTGCGGCAGCGCGTACCAGCTGCCGGGCTGCAGCCGGACCGGGACCAGGAAGTCGCGGGCGCCCTCGGGGGTGGAACGGGTCAGCGTCGGGGTCTCGACGTAGTTGAACCCGTGCTCGTCCATCACCTGATGGGCCAGGTAGGTGGCCTTGGACCGGATCCGCATGGCGTGGGCGACCTGCTGGCGGCGGATGTCCAGGTAGCGATATTTGAGCCGGGCCTCCTCCGAGACCCCCGCGTTGCCCTCGATCGGGAACGGCAGCGGCGCCGACTCGCTGAGCACCTCGACCTCGGCGGCGACGACCTCGATCGCACCGGTCGGCAGCTCGGGGTTCTCGTTGCCCTCAGGGCGGACCCGCACCTGCCCGACGACCTTGACGCAGTATTCCGCGCGCAGGCCGTGCGCGTCGTCCTCCTCGCGGAAGACCACCTGGGAGGAGCCGGAGGCGTCGCGCAGGTCGATGAAGACCACACCGCCGTGGTCACGGCGGCGCGCCACCCAGCCGGCCAGCGTCACCTGCTGCCCGGCGTGCTCCTCGCGCAGCGATCCCGCTTCGTGCGTGCGGATCATTTCTTCAGTCTCTCCTTCAACGTCGTGACGATCTCAGCGAGCGGTACAGCGGTCTGATCGCCGCTGACCAGGTCCTTGACCTGCGCGGACCCGGCGGCGATATCTCGCTCGCCGAGGATCACGGCATAGCTCGCCCCCGACCGGTCGGCGCCCTTCATGGCGCCCTTGACGCCCTTGCCGCCGAACGACATGTCGGCGTCGAGGCCGGCCCGGCGCAGCTCGGTGATGAGCAGGAACATCCGGCGGCGCGCCTCCTCACCCAGCGGCACACCGTACACCTGGACACGCGACCCGGTCGCCTCGGCTCCCAGCAGTCCCTCGGCCTCCATGGCCAGGACCGTCCGGTCGACACCGAGCGCCCAGCCGACGCCGGGCAGGGCCGGACCGCCGATCATCTCGCTCAGCCCGTCGTAGCGGCCGCCGCCGCCGACCGCCGACTGCGAGCCCAGCCCGTCGTGAACGAACTCGAACGTGGTGCGCGTGTAGTAGTCGAGACCGCGGACCAGCCGGGGGTCGTCGGTGTAGGCCACTCCGGCGGCGGTCAGCAGCGCGCGGACCTCCTCGTGGTAGGCCTTGCACGCCTCGCACAGGTGATCGACGACCAGCGGGGCGCCGACGAGCTGGGCCTGCACCTCGGGGCGCTTGTCGTCGAGCACACGCAACGGATTGATCTCGATCCTGGCCCGGGTGGGCTCGTCGAGGTCGAGCGCCCGCAGGAAGTCCTGCAACGCGGCGCGGTAGGCGGGACGGCACTGCCGGTCACCCAGCGTGTTGAGCAGCAGCCGGACACCGGTGAGGCCCAGCGCCGCGTAACCGTCGGCCGCCAGCACGATCAGCTCGGCGTCCAGGCCGGGGTCCTCCGCCCCCAGAGCCTCCGCGCCGACCTGCCAGAAGTGGCGGTAGCGGCCCTTCTGGGCGCGCTCATAGCGGAACTGGCTGCCCGAGTACCACAGCTTCACGGGGAGCTGACCGTTGTGCAGGCCGTGCTGGAGGACCGAGCGCACGACCGACGCGGTGCCCTCGGGACGCAGCGTGAGGGAGCGCCCGCCCTTGTCGGTGAAGGTGTACATCTCCTTGGAGACGATGTCGGTCGACTCGCCGACCCCCCGGACGAACAGCGCGGTGTCCTCGAAGACCGGTGTCTCGATGTAGCCGTAGCCGGCGCGGCGGGCCGGCGCGGCCAGCGCCTCCCGCACGGCGAGCGCCTGCTCCGAACGTGGCGGGAGCCAGTCAAAGGTGCCCTTGGGCGCCTGCAAAGTCATTTTCAGAGTCCTCTGGTGGGACCGGCGTACGGGGCCGCTTCCGTGAGATACGGGTTGGTGGCGCGCTCGTGGCCGATCGTGGTCTGTGGTCCGTGGCCGGGCAGCACCACCGTGTCCTCCGGCAGCGGCAGGCATTTCGTCGCCAGGCTGCGCAGGATGGTCGGGTAGTCGCCGCCCGGGAGATCGGTGCGGCCGATGGAGCCGGCGAACAGCAGATCGCCCGAGAACAGCACGTCCGGGATCTCCTCGGTGCCGGGCAGCCTGAACGTCACCGACCCCCTGGTATGGCCAGGGGTGTGGTCGACGGTGAGCTCCATGCCCGCGAGGCGTAACACCTCGCCGTCGGTGAGCTCACGCACGTCGTCCGGCTCGGTGAAGGTCATTCCGCCGAACAGCTGCCGGGTGGCCGCAGACGACAGCCCCTTGCCCGGATCGGAGAGCAGCTCACGGTCCTCCGGGTGGATCCACGCGGGAACGTCACGCGCGCCGCAGACCGGGGCGACCGACCACATGTGGTCGACGTGCCCGTGCGTGACCAGCACCGCGACCGGCTTCAGCCGGTGCTCACGCAGCACGTCGTCCAGGTCGCCGACCGCGTTCTGCCCGGGATCGACGATGACGCACTCCTCGCCCGCGGCGGGAGCGACGACGTAGCAGTTGGTCTGGAACGACCCTGCGGGGAAGCCGGCGATGAGCATCTGCCTCAGCTGATCTCGTCAAGAAAACGGATGGGAATGTAACCGAAGGGTACCGGTGCGGGTCGGCGGGCTGCGAACCATTACCCTTTGGCCGATACGATTCGCCCACCTCAGTAAGTAATACTCCGGCACTCGGGAGGGCGAAGCGGTGAGCGGCAAAGACCGCCAGAAGCAGCTGGCACGCGAGCACTACGAGCGGCAGACCCAGCGGCGCATCGAGCGCGAGGCCAAGGCCAAGCGCAATGCGATCATCGGCACCAGCGTGGCCACCGTGGTGGTGATAGGCGGCGTGATCGCCGCGACGACGCTGCTCGGCGGCAACGACTCCGCTGCCACGGCCACTCCGGCGACCTCCACAAGCCCCGCGGCGAGCCCGGCGGCGACGGACACCGCCGCCAAGCCGACGGCCTTCGACCCCGCCAGTGGCACCTGTGGCTACGCCGCCGACACGGACGGCGCCCCCGCCAAGAACGTGGGCACCCCTCCGGCCAAGGTGGACACCACGCCCAAGACGATGACCCTGAAGACGAACCAGGGCGACATCGTGATCGCGGTTTCGGCCAAGAAGACACCCTGCACGGTGAACTCCTTCGCCTTCCTCGCGGAAAAGGGATACTTCGACGGCTCCAAATGCCACCGGCTCGGCTCCGACCAGTTCCCGGTGCTGCAGTGCGGCGACCCGCTGGCCAAGGCCGACGGCAAGAACCAGACCGACGGGCAGGGCGGCCCCGGGTACCGTTTCGTCAACGAGAACCTGGAAGGCGCGAAGTACACCCGTGGCGTCGTGGCCATGGCGAACAGCGGCCCCGACACCAACGGCAGCCAGTTCTTCATCGTGTACGGCGATGCCCAGTTGCCCCCGAGCTACACACCGTTCGGTACGGTCACCAAGGGGATGGAAATCATCGACAAGGTGAACAAGGGTGGTGTTATCACCCCAGGACCGGACAAAACGGGAGCCCCGAAGGAAACCGTCGAAATCAAAAACGTGACAATGTCGAGCAAGAGCTGACGTAATACAACCATGGGGCGGTTAGCCTCGAAAGGCTGATGAAAGTGCGGGAGGACACGGTGAGCACCGACCCGTGGGGCCGGGTAGACGACGACGGCACCGTCTACGTACGTACGGCCGAGGGAGAACGGGCCGTCGGGTCCTGGCAGGCCGGCGAGCCGGAGGAGGCGCTTGCCTACTTCCATCGCAAGTTCGACGAACTGGCCGGACAGGTGACGCTGCTCGAACAGCGGGTGCGCGGCACCGATCTGCCACCCGCCCAGGCCGAGGCGACCATCGTCAAGCTCCGTGAGGCGATCACCGACGCGCACGCGGTCGGTGATCTCGACGCGCTGCTGAACAGGCTGGGCGCCCTCACGGAACTGGTGGCCCAGCGCCGCGAGGAGGTCAAGGCCGCTCGTGACGTGGCCCGCGTGGAGGCCAAGGGCGTCAAGGAGCGGATCGTCGCCGAGGCCGAGCGCATCGCCGACGACACCACTCACTGGAAGACCGGCGGCGAGCGGCTGCGCCAGCTCGTCGAGGAGTGGAAGGCGGCCGAGCGTATCGACCGCGTCACCGAGGCGGCCCTCTGGAAGCGGCTGTCCGCGGCCCGTACGGCCTTCGCGAAGCGCCGCAAGGCCTACTTCGCCGGGCTGGACGAGCAGCGGGAGGGCGTGCGCTCCAGCAAGGAGCGGATCGTCGCCGAAGCCGAGGCGCTGGCCTCCTCCACCGACTGGGGCGCGACGGCTTCGGCCTACCGCGAGCTGATGCAGCAGTGGAAGGTGGCGGGCCGGGCCTCCCGGGAGGTCGAGGACGAGCTCTGGGGCCGTTTCAAGGGCGCCCAGGACCAGTTCTTCCAGGCCCGTTCGGCGGTCTTCGCCGAGCGTGACGCCTCACTCGCGGCCAACGCCGAGATCAAGGAGCAGCTCCTGACCGAGGCGGAGAAGATCCTCCCGGTCTCCGACGCCCGCTCGGCCAGGGCTTCCCTGCGTGGCATCCTGGAACGGTGGGAGGCGGCCGGTCAGGTCCCGCGCGAGCAGCGGGACCGTCTCGAGGGTGGGCTGCGCAAGATCGACGACGCGGTCCGCAAGGCCGAGGAGACGGAGTGGAAGCGCTCCAACCCCGAGGCCCGCGCCCGCGCCCAGAACACGGTCGACCAGCTCCACAAGTCGATCGAGCAGTTGGAGACCCGTCTGGCCAAGGCTCAGGCGGCCGGCAGGGACAAGGACGTCAAGGACGCTCAGGAGTCCCTGGTCGCCCGCCGTTCCTGGCTGGAGGAGGCTGAGCGCACGCTCGCCGAGTTCTCCTGACGCGCCGGTGAAATCCTCAAGGGCGTGCCCCGATGGCGGGGGCACGCCCTTGAGGTTCTCCCCTCCGTACGGCATCGCCGCCGCCGATCCGGGGATGTCCTCCCGAGCCGGCCGATCGGATCCCGGCGAGCACCGCCGAGCCTCCGACCGGATCGGTCACGGACCCGCGGACGGCCCCGCCGGGACGGCACGGGCCGGCCGGCCCACCGGGCGGCGGATCAGGCCCCGGCGCCGCTGACCCGGTAGACGTCGTAGACGCCCGGGATGTTGCGCACGGCCTTCAGCACGTGTCCCAGATGCTTGGGGTCGCCCATCTCGAAGGTGAACTTGCTGATCGCCACCCGGTCCCTGGAGGTCGTCACCGACGCCGACAGGATGTTCACATGCTGGTCCGACAGGGTCCGGGTCACGTCCGACAGCAGGCGCGGCCGGTCGAGCGCCTCGACCTGCAGGGCGACCAGGAACACCGAGTCGTCCCCGGCGGACCAGGCCACCTCGACCAGGCGGTCCGGCTCCGACTTCAGCTGCTCCACGTTGGGGCAGTTGGTGCGGTGCACCGAAACTCCGTGCCCGCGGGTGACGAACCCGATGATCTCGTCACCGGGCACCGGGGTGCAGCACCGCGACAGCCGGACCCACACGTCCGAGTCGCCCGCCACCACCACTCCGGCGCCGCCGCTGCCACGCGGACGGCCACGCACCTTCGTCGGCACCGCGGCCTCGGCGATGTCCTCCTCGGCGCCGTCCACCCCGCCGAGAGAGAGCACCAGCTTCTGCACGACCGCCTGAGCGGCGATGTGGCCCTCTCCAACGGCCGCGTAGAGCGCGGAGACGTCGGGGTAGCGCAGGTCCCTGGCAAGGGCCAGGAGGGACTCTCCGGACATCAGGCGCTGCAGGGGCAGGCCCTGCTTGCGCATGGCCCGGCCGATGGCCTCCTTGCCCGCCTCGATCGCGGTCTCACGGCGCTCCTTGGAGAACCACTGCCGGATCTTGTTGCGAGCCCTGCCGGACTTGACGAACTTGAGCCAGTCACGCGACGGACCGGCGTCGGGCGACTTGGAGGTGAAGACCTCGACGGTGTCGCCGTTGCTCAGCCTCGACTCCAGCGGCACCAGGCGGCTGTTGACCCGGGCGCCGATGCAGCGGTGACCGACCTCGGTGTGCACGGCGTAGGCGAAGTCGACCGGGGTCGCCCCCTCCGGCAGGGCGATCACCTGACCCCGCGGGGTGAAGACGTACACCTCCGAGACCGACAGGTCGAACCTGAGCGACTCCAGGAACTCCCCCGGATCGGCGGTCTCCTTCTGCCAGTCCAGGAGCTGGCGGAGCCACGCCATGTCACTGGCGGGCTTCAGCTTCGCGCCGGGAGAGCCGGAGGCGGTCATCTCCTCCTTGTACTTCCAGTGCGAGGCCACGCCGTACTCGGCCCTGTGGTGCATGCCGTGGGTGCGGATCTGCAGTTCCACCGGCTTGCCCTCGGGGCCGATGACCGTCGTGTGGAGCGACTGGTACATGTTGAACTTGGGCATCGCGATGTAGTCCTTGAACCGGCCGGGCACCGGGTTCCATCGCGCGTGGATCGTTCCGAGAGCGGCATAGCAGTCGCGGACCGTGTCGACCAGCACCCGGATGCCGACGAGGTCGTAGATGTCGTCGAAGGCGACATCCCTGGCGATCATCTTCTGGTAGACCGAGTAGTAGTGCTTGGGGCGCCCCTTGACCACCGCTCGGATCTTGGCCTCACGCAGGTCGACGGAGACCTTCTCGATGACCTCCTGCAGGAACAGATCCCTGCGCGGGGCCCGCTCCGACACCATCCTGGCGATCTCGTCGTAGCGTTTGGGGTAGAGCATGGCGAACGCGAGGTCCTCCAGCTCCCACTTGATGGTGTTCATGCCCAGCCGGTGGGCGAGCGGCGCGAAGATCTCCAGCGTCTCGCGGGACTTCTGGTGCCGCTTGTGCTCGGGGAGGTAACGCATGGTGCGCATGTTGTGCAGCCGGTCGGCGAGCTTGATCACCAGCACCCGGATGTCGCGGGACATCGCCACGACCATCTTGCGCACGGTCTCGGCCTGCGCGGCGTCACCGAACTTGACCTTGTCGAGCTTGGTGACGCCGTCGACCAGCAGTGCGATGTTCTCGCCGAAGTCCGAACGGAGCTCGTCAAGACCGTAGGCGGTGTCCTCGACGGTGTCGTGCAGCAGCGCGGCGCACAGTGTCTCGTCGTCGGTGCCGAGCTCGGCCAGGATCGTCGCCACCGCCAGGGGGTGGGTGATGTAGGGATCGCCGCTTTTGCGCTTCTGATCGCGGTGATGATAGGCGGCCACATCATAGGCACGCTCGATCAGCCGCAGATCGGCTTTCGGATGGGTCGCCCTGACCGTCCGAAACATCGGCTCCAGCACCGGGTTCATGGCGCCACCCCATTGCCCCCCAAAACGTGCGAGCCTGCGCCTTACCGCTGGCTTCTCCTCGGCGGCTCCGGACATGGCGGAACCGGTATCGCCGGTCGGGACGGCCGCCACGGGACCGCCCCCATCGGCGGTCACGTCAGGAACGACCACATCACGGGGCACTCAGACTCCTCACATTCGAGTCCAGATCCCCCAAGTGTATCCAGACCGGCTTTAATGCGTACCCCGGTGGGGTGGTGTCAGACGATCACGAGGGAGTGCAGCTCGACGCCGTCCAGCCGTTCCCGCCCCTTGAGGGAGGCCAATTCCATGAGTACGGCGATGGCGACGACCTCGGCGCCCGCCCTGCGGACCAGCTCCACCGCCGCGCACGCCGTACCTCCGGTGGCGAGCACGTCGTCGACGATCAGGACGCGATCTCCTGGGGCGAAGGCGTCCCGGTGGACCTCGATGGTGGCGGAGCCGTACTCCAGATCGTAGGACGCCTCAAGCGTCTCGGAAGGCAGTTTGCCTTTCTTGCGTACCGGAACGAACCCGGCTCCGGCCTTGCAGGCGGCCGGAGCGGCCAGGATGAAGCCCCGGGCCTCGATACCGACGATCTTGTCAACCCGGTGGAGCCCGGCGAACTCGTCCACGACCGCGGCGAACGCGTACGGGTCGGCGAGCAACGGGGTGATGTCCTTGAACAACACGCCCTGCTGGGGGTAGTCGGGCACATCGCGGATCCGGTCGAGGATCAGCCGGCGCAGGTCGCTCATCGTCACATTCCTTAAGGAAAACGCCTCCGTTCCCTCGGAAAAGGGAACGGAGGCGTGATCTGGTGGTGCTACTTCTTCTTGTTGCGCTTGTCGGCGTCGGAGGCCGTGCCGTTGGCGGCTCCCGCCGGGACCGGCTGCCGGGGGCTCTTGACCGCGGTCGCGGCCTTGCCGCCGGTGGCGGCGAGCCTGCGGGCGATCGCCTGGTAGCGCGGCTCGCGCTCCTTCAGCGTGACCAGCAGCGGCGTCGCCACGCAGAGCGAGGAGTACGTACCGACGAGCATGCCGACGAACAGGGCCAGCGACAGGTCCTTGAGGGTGCCGGCGCCGAACAGCGTGGTGCCGATGAACAGGATCGCCGCCACCGGCAGGATCGCCACCAAGGTGGTGTTCAGCGACCGGATCAGCGTGTGGTTCAGCGCGTTGTTGGCCGCCTGCGTGTAGGTCGTCTTGGAGGTCGTGCCGAGCTTGGCGGTGACCTCCTTGATCATGTCGAACACGACGACCGCGTCGTACAGCGAGTATCCGAGGATGGTCAGGAAGCCCAGCAGGGTCGCCGGGGTGACCTCGAAGCCGGACCACGCGTAGACGCCCGCGGTGATCACCAGGTCGTGCAGCAGCGCCACGATGGCGCCCAGCGCCATCTTCCACTCGAAGGCGACCGTCAGGTACAGGATGATCGCCAGCATGAAGACGATCAGGCCGATGATGGCCTTGTCGGCCACCTGGCCGCCCCAGGAGGCGCCGATCACCTGGAGGTTGACCTGGTTCTGCGGCAGGCCGAACCGGTCGGCGACCGCCTTCTGGACCGTGGTCACCTCCTCGGGCGGCAGGCTCTCGGTGGTGACCTGCCAGCCGTTGTTCGTCGTCTGCACGATGACCTGGTGAGCACCGGCGTCGCTGACGGTGCCGCGCACCTGCTCGATGTTGGCGGTCGGGGCCTTGAAGGAGAAGACCGAGCCGCCCTTGAACTCCACGCCCAGGTTCAGGCCGTTCAGCAGCAGACCGGCGATGGAGATCACTAGAAGGGCGGCGGAGAGGCCGTACCAGAGCTTCTTGCGCCCGACGAAGTCGACATCGACCTCGCCTCGGTACAGCCGGCGCGCGATGCCGGACATCAGGCCTCCTGCGGAACGGTCGTGGAGCCGACGGGGCTCTGGCTCATGCGCTCGGCGTCGAGGCCGGAGAGCTTGTGGCCCTTGGCGAAGAACTTCCGCTTGGCGAGCAGGGCCACGAACGGCTTGGTGAACATGAACACCACTGCGATGTCGATGAGCGTGGTCAGGCCCATCGCGAACGCGAATCCGGCCACACCGCCGACCGCCAGGAAGTAGAGCACCACGGCGGCGATGAACATGACGGCGTCCGCGATCAGGATCGTCCGCCGGGCACGGACCCAGGCGACCTCGACGGCCGTCCGCAGTGAGCGGCGCCCCTCCTTCATCTCGTCACGGATGCGTTCGAAGTAGACGATGAACGAGTCCGCGGTGATGCCGATCGAGACGATCAGACCGATGATGTGCGACAGCGACAGGCGGAAGCCCGCGAACTCGCTGAGGATCACCACCGACTCATAGGTCAGGATCGTGGCGACCACGAGGCTCAGCACCGAGACGATGCCCAGCCCCCGGTAGTAGAGCATCGAGTAGATGAGCACCAGGGCGAGGCCGATCGCGCCGGCGATCAGACCGCCGCGGAGCTGGTCGGCGCCCAGGGTGGAGGAGACCTCGTTGATGGAGCTCTTCTCGAACTTCAGCGGCAGCGCGCCGAACTTGAGCTGGCTGGCCAGCTCGTCGGCG from Streptosporangium sp. NBC_01756 includes the following:
- a CDS encoding peptidylprolyl isomerase — protein: MSGKDRQKQLAREHYERQTQRRIEREAKAKRNAIIGTSVATVVVIGGVIAATTLLGGNDSAATATPATSTSPAASPAATDTAAKPTAFDPASGTCGYAADTDGAPAKNVGTPPAKVDTTPKTMTLKTNQGDIVIAVSAKKTPCTVNSFAFLAEKGYFDGSKCHRLGSDQFPVLQCGDPLAKADGKNQTDGQGGPGYRFVNENLEGAKYTRGVVAMANSGPDTNGSQFFIVYGDAQLPPSYTPFGTVTKGMEIIDKVNKGGVITPGPDKTGAPKETVEIKNVTMSSKS
- the aspS gene encoding aspartate--tRNA ligase — encoded protein: MIRTHEAGSLREEHAGQQVTLAGWVARRRDHGGVVFIDLRDASGSSQVVFREEDDAHGLRAEYCVKVVGQVRVRPEGNENPELPTGAIEVVAAEVEVLSESAPLPFPIEGNAGVSEEARLKYRYLDIRRQQVAHAMRIRSKATYLAHQVMDEHGFNYVETPTLTRSTPEGARDFLVPVRLQPGSWYALPQSPQLFKQLLMVAGLERYYQLARCFRDEDLRADRQPEFTQIDVEMSFVDQDDVIALGEALIGRIWKETVGYELPVPLPRMTYADAMSRYGSDKPDLRFGQELVEMTGYFADTTFRVFQAPYVGAVVMPGGASQTRKELDGWQDWAKSRGARGLAYVLVGEDGTLGGPVAKNLSEAEASGLAAKTGAEPGDAIFFAAGTASASRDLLGAARLEIGRRCGLIDESQWNFLWIVDAPMFEEDGEGGWTAVHHPFTGPKPEWADNFQDHPGEALAYAYDMVCNGMEIGGGSIRIHRAEMQQRVFDVLGISKEEAENKFGFLLEAFNYGPPPHGGIAYGWDRICMLLAGGDSIRDVIAFPKTASGFDPLTGAPTPITGEQRKEAGVDAKPKAEA
- a CDS encoding adenine phosphoribosyltransferase yields the protein MSDLRRLILDRIRDVPDYPQQGVLFKDITPLLADPYAFAAVVDEFAGLHRVDKIVGIEARGFILAAPAACKAGAGFVPVRKKGKLPSETLEASYDLEYGSATIEVHRDAFAPGDRVLIVDDVLATGGTACAAVELVRRAGAEVVAIAVLMELASLKGRERLDGVELHSLVIV
- a CDS encoding MBL fold metallo-hydrolase, which codes for MLIAGFPAGSFQTNCYVVAPAAGEECVIVDPGQNAVGDLDDVLREHRLKPVAVLVTHGHVDHMWSVAPVCGARDVPAWIHPEDRELLSDPGKGLSSAATRQLFGGMTFTEPDDVRELTDGEVLRLAGMELTVDHTPGHTRGSVTFRLPGTEEIPDVLFSGDLLFAGSIGRTDLPGGDYPTILRSLATKCLPLPEDTVVLPGHGPQTTIGHERATNPYLTEAAPYAGPTRGL
- a CDS encoding DUF349 domain-containing protein codes for the protein MKVREDTVSTDPWGRVDDDGTVYVRTAEGERAVGSWQAGEPEEALAYFHRKFDELAGQVTLLEQRVRGTDLPPAQAEATIVKLREAITDAHAVGDLDALLNRLGALTELVAQRREEVKAARDVARVEAKGVKERIVAEAERIADDTTHWKTGGERLRQLVEEWKAAERIDRVTEAALWKRLSAARTAFAKRRKAYFAGLDEQREGVRSSKERIVAEAEALASSTDWGATASAYRELMQQWKVAGRASREVEDELWGRFKGAQDQFFQARSAVFAERDASLAANAEIKEQLLTEAEKILPVSDARSARASLRGILERWEAAGQVPREQRDRLEGGLRKIDDAVRKAEETEWKRSNPEARARAQNTVDQLHKSIEQLETRLAKAQAAGRDKDVKDAQESLVARRSWLEEAERTLAEFS
- a CDS encoding RelA/SpoT family protein, with protein sequence MNPVLEPMFRTVRATHPKADLRLIERAYDVAAYHHRDQKRKSGDPYITHPLAVATILAELGTDDETLCAALLHDTVEDTAYGLDELRSDFGENIALLVDGVTKLDKVKFGDAAQAETVRKMVVAMSRDIRVLVIKLADRLHNMRTMRYLPEHKRHQKSRETLEIFAPLAHRLGMNTIKWELEDLAFAMLYPKRYDEIARMVSERAPRRDLFLQEVIEKVSVDLREAKIRAVVKGRPKHYYSVYQKMIARDVAFDDIYDLVGIRVLVDTVRDCYAALGTIHARWNPVPGRFKDYIAMPKFNMYQSLHTTVIGPEGKPVELQIRTHGMHHRAEYGVASHWKYKEEMTASGSPGAKLKPASDMAWLRQLLDWQKETADPGEFLESLRFDLSVSEVYVFTPRGQVIALPEGATPVDFAYAVHTEVGHRCIGARVNSRLVPLESRLSNGDTVEVFTSKSPDAGPSRDWLKFVKSGRARNKIRQWFSKERRETAIEAGKEAIGRAMRKQGLPLQRLMSGESLLALARDLRYPDVSALYAAVGEGHIAAQAVVQKLVLSLGGVDGAEEDIAEAAVPTKVRGRPRGSGGAGVVVAGDSDVWVRLSRCCTPVPGDEIIGFVTRGHGVSVHRTNCPNVEQLKSEPDRLVEVAWSAGDDSVFLVALQVEALDRPRLLSDVTRTLSDQHVNILSASVTTSRDRVAISKFTFEMGDPKHLGHVLKAVRNIPGVYDVYRVSGAGA
- the secF gene encoding protein translocase subunit SecF, whose amino-acid sequence is MSGIARRLYRGEVDVDFVGRKKLWYGLSAALLVISIAGLLLNGLNLGVEFKGGSVFSFKAPTANIEQVRGTVSDAGAHQVIVQTTNNGWQVTTESLPPEEVTTVQKAVADRFGLPQNQVNLQVIGASWGGQVADKAIIGLIVFMLAIILYLTVAFEWKMALGAIVALLHDLVITAGVYAWSGFEVTPATLLGFLTILGYSLYDAVVVFDMIKEVTAKLGTTSKTTYTQAANNALNHTLIRSLNTTLVAILPVAAILFIGTTLFGAGTLKDLSLALFVGMLVGTYSSLCVATPLLVTLKEREPRYQAIARRLAATGGKAATAVKSPRQPVPAGAANGTASDADKRNKKK
- the hisS gene encoding histidine--tRNA ligase, whose amino-acid sequence is MTLQAPKGTFDWLPPRSEQALAVREALAAPARRAGYGYIETPVFEDTALFVRGVGESTDIVSKEMYTFTDKGGRSLTLRPEGTASVVRSVLQHGLHNGQLPVKLWYSGSQFRYERAQKGRYRHFWQVGAEALGAEDPGLDAELIVLAADGYAALGLTGVRLLLNTLGDRQCRPAYRAALQDFLRALDLDEPTRARIEINPLRVLDDKRPEVQAQLVGAPLVVDHLCEACKAYHEEVRALLTAAGVAYTDDPRLVRGLDYYTRTTFEFVHDGLGSQSAVGGGGRYDGLSEMIGGPALPGVGWALGVDRTVLAMEAEGLLGAEATGSRVQVYGVPLGEEARRRMFLLITELRRAGLDADMSFGGKGVKGAMKGADRSGASYAVILGERDIAAGSAQVKDLVSGDQTAVPLAEIVTTLKERLKK